The Streptomyces phaeolivaceus genome has a window encoding:
- a CDS encoding LysR family transcriptional regulator, which yields MRSQPDLKLLATFLAVVRRGSMAEAAAELGYVPSAVSQHIAALERDLGVELIVRRPGSRLILTAAGRSLAGAAETLFDATARFQDAAHAIAGREVAELRVGIYPSAMTYLLPRVLAMLRARRPGPRIRLVVVETDGGVPRVRSGDLDLLVAYRYLPEDPPAASEALTITVLGREPLVLVAGADPPRRRPVGLAECLEQEWVSGHAHNPDRRLLRRWAGELGIAPRVTLETEDLHSMLAMIRAGLAVGLIPATLLGGDGAGHDAGVDRVVLPPGVAPLHREILAVSRPGARPPVIDELVTLLARAVESVRAGTGPSGRHGR from the coding sequence GTGAGGTCCCAGCCGGATCTGAAGCTGCTGGCCACCTTTCTGGCCGTGGTGCGCCGGGGCTCGATGGCCGAGGCCGCCGCGGAGCTCGGCTATGTGCCCTCCGCGGTGTCCCAGCACATCGCCGCGCTCGAACGCGATCTGGGCGTCGAGCTGATCGTCCGCCGCCCCGGCAGCCGGCTGATCCTCACGGCGGCCGGACGCTCCCTCGCGGGGGCGGCCGAGACGCTCTTCGACGCGACCGCGCGGTTCCAGGACGCGGCCCACGCCATCGCGGGCCGGGAGGTCGCCGAACTGCGTGTCGGGATCTATCCCAGTGCGATGACCTATCTGCTGCCCCGGGTGCTGGCCATGCTCAGGGCCCGCCGCCCGGGTCCCCGGATCCGTCTCGTCGTCGTGGAGACCGACGGGGGTGTGCCGAGGGTGCGGTCGGGTGACCTCGATCTGCTCGTCGCCTACCGCTATCTGCCCGAGGATCCACCGGCCGCGTCCGAGGCGCTGACCATCACCGTGCTGGGGCGCGAACCGCTGGTGCTGGTCGCGGGCGCCGATCCGCCGCGGCGGCGCCCGGTGGGGCTGGCCGAATGCCTGGAGCAGGAGTGGGTCTCCGGTCACGCGCACAACCCCGACCGGCGGCTGCTGCGCCGCTGGGCCGGGGAGCTGGGGATCGCGCCCCGGGTGACGCTGGAGACCGAGGATCTGCACAGCATGCTCGCCATGATCCGGGCCGGACTCGCGGTGGGCCTGATCCCGGCCACGCTCCTCGGCGGCGACGGCGCGGGGCACGACGCCGGAGTGGACAGGGTCGTCCTGCCGCCGGGGGTCGCGCCGCTGCACCGCGAGATCCTCGCCGTCAGCCGTCCCGGCGCACGGCCCCCGGTCATCGACGAGCTGGTCACGCTGCTGGCCCGTGCCGTGGAGAGCGTACGGGCCGGTACCGGGCCTTCGGGCAGGCACGGGCGCTGA
- a CDS encoding right-handed parallel beta-helix repeat-containing protein codes for MTRQHLPSALRMLRGAVVLPLAAGLLFTSASAVPAADGDDKPQVNAADAENETALVAAEDHRLDQVRAVAAVAPLKGGEWKAPYRLDTGDGYTLVLTQRSNAYTVSDLLELAPQTFVRERDGSYLLTENIYLNAGAKLKLSNPGGLTLKMASSNRGFVSIVSFGGRLTLAGTKQAPLKVTSWDDKKNKPDTDVRDGRAYIRAIGGQYAMDYAKVSDLGFWSGRTGGLSLTGTDRPDTGNVDDTTVAPGTKGGNGGVVAQPSGSLATPDTRFSVPSLSYVSAEIAHSTLTGNAFGLFLSGANGVSISDSTVQKSLEHGLVLHRFVTNAVVEGTVSRNNGGDGFVLARATEQVRVSGSTAEGNGGNGFTLSGRPLASGPSASGESISSYGSNSVSDSTARDNGRYGIEIFGGKDVGVQNNRVEGGDMGIVARKDATKVAITGNRLVGQSRQGISVRDGVSAATITGNIVEGTETGIYIRDSVGEIRGNTVQDGTNHGITLVGGVEESVITYNVISGVGPSAVDTTRAHGDITVKQNQTFAWHDTSSFWVKFRHYASPMTLLWTFILLLILFSAVLGRRRRGNRRGRRPGSHPYEDKKPVTNSASVVEISVPRTSSSGHDWFSKDDEDTTALRALTPQSVRPPR; via the coding sequence ATGACACGTCAGCACCTTCCGTCCGCTCTGCGGATGCTCCGGGGCGCGGTCGTGCTCCCTCTCGCCGCCGGTCTGCTCTTCACCTCCGCCTCGGCCGTCCCTGCCGCCGACGGCGACGACAAGCCGCAGGTCAACGCCGCCGACGCGGAGAACGAGACCGCGCTCGTGGCCGCCGAGGACCACCGTCTGGACCAGGTCCGCGCGGTCGCCGCCGTCGCCCCCTTGAAGGGGGGCGAGTGGAAGGCGCCGTACCGACTGGACACCGGGGACGGCTACACGCTGGTCCTGACCCAGCGCAGCAACGCCTACACCGTCTCCGACCTGCTCGAACTGGCTCCGCAGACGTTCGTACGCGAGCGGGACGGTTCGTATCTGCTGACCGAGAACATCTATCTCAACGCCGGTGCCAAGCTGAAGCTGTCCAATCCCGGTGGTCTGACGCTGAAGATGGCCAGCAGCAACAGGGGCTTCGTCAGCATCGTCTCGTTCGGTGGCCGGCTCACTCTGGCGGGCACCAAGCAGGCGCCGTTGAAGGTCACCAGCTGGGACGACAAGAAGAACAAGCCCGACACGGACGTGCGGGACGGCCGGGCCTACATCCGTGCCATCGGCGGTCAGTACGCCATGGACTACGCCAAGGTCAGCGACCTCGGGTTCTGGAGCGGTCGCACGGGCGGCCTGAGCCTCACCGGAACCGACCGTCCCGACACCGGCAACGTCGACGACACGACGGTCGCTCCGGGCACGAAGGGCGGCAACGGCGGTGTGGTGGCCCAGCCCTCCGGTTCGCTGGCCACACCGGACACCCGGTTCTCGGTGCCCAGCCTGTCCTACGTCTCCGCGGAGATCGCGCACTCCACTCTCACGGGCAACGCCTTCGGACTGTTCCTGTCCGGCGCCAACGGCGTCAGCATCAGTGACAGCACCGTGCAGAAGAGCCTGGAACACGGCCTGGTACTGCACCGGTTCGTCACCAACGCCGTGGTCGAGGGGACCGTCTCCAGGAACAACGGCGGCGACGGCTTCGTGCTGGCCCGTGCCACCGAGCAGGTCCGGGTCAGCGGCTCCACCGCCGAGGGCAACGGCGGCAACGGGTTCACGCTCAGCGGGCGGCCGCTCGCCAGCGGCCCCTCGGCCTCGGGCGAGTCCATCAGCAGCTACGGCTCCAACTCCGTGTCCGACAGCACCGCCAGGGACAACGGCCGCTACGGCATCGAGATCTTCGGCGGCAAGGACGTCGGGGTGCAGAACAACCGCGTCGAGGGCGGCGACATGGGCATCGTGGCCCGCAAGGACGCCACCAAGGTCGCCATCACCGGCAACCGGCTCGTCGGCCAGTCACGGCAGGGCATCTCGGTGCGTGACGGAGTGAGCGCCGCGACGATCACCGGCAACATCGTCGAAGGCACCGAGACCGGCATCTACATACGGGACTCGGTGGGCGAGATCCGCGGCAACACCGTCCAGGACGGCACCAACCACGGGATCACCCTGGTCGGCGGCGTCGAGGAGTCGGTCATCACGTACAACGTGATCTCCGGGGTCGGCCCGAGCGCCGTGGACACCACGCGCGCCCACGGCGACATCACGGTCAAGCAGAACCAGACGTTCGCCTGGCACGACACCAGCTCCTTCTGGGTCAAGTTCCGGCACTACGCCAGCCCGATGACGCTGCTGTGGACCTTCATCCTGCTGCTCATCCTGTTCTCCGCCGTCCTGGGCCGACGCCGCCGAGGAAACCGCCGAGGGCGACGTCCCGGCAGCCATCCGTACGAGGACAAGAAGCCGGTGACGAACAGCGCGTCCGTCGTCGAGATCAGCGTCCCGCGTACCTCCTCCTCCGGGCACGACTGGTTCTCCAAGGACGACGAGGACACCACCGCGCTGCGCGCCCTGACCCCTCAGTCCGTCCGCCCGCCCCGATGA
- a CDS encoding UDP-glucose dehydrogenase family protein, whose product MTSSDDTERTAPRLTVIGTGYLGATHAICMAVLGFDVLGVDVDPDKIERLNSGEVPFFEPGLPELLAKALDSGRLRFTTSFAEAGEFGDVHFVCVGTPQLPGSFGADLRYVDSAVGELAQHLRRRTLVVGKSTVPVGTAARLTEIVRSTAPAGADVELAWNPEFLREGYAVDDTLRPDRLVFGVASEWAEERLRAAFAPVIAQGTPVVVTDLPTSELVKAAANSFLATKISYINAMAEICEATGADVTALAQALAYDDRIGGRFLKPGLGFGGGCLPKDIRAFSHRAEELGVGQAVSFLREVDAINQRRRARTVDLVRELAGGELAGARVTALGAAFKPNSDDIRDAPALDVARTLHQAGAEVTVIDPAAVDNARRAYPDLQYGTDVLAAATGADVVVLLTEWAEFREIDPHALGAVVARRRIVDGRHALDPAQWRAAGWDYRALGRP is encoded by the coding sequence ATGACCTCTTCGGACGACACCGAAAGAACCGCTCCCCGCCTCACCGTCATAGGCACCGGCTATCTCGGCGCCACCCACGCCATCTGCATGGCCGTCCTGGGTTTCGACGTCCTGGGTGTGGACGTCGACCCGGACAAGATCGAGCGGCTGAACTCGGGCGAGGTGCCCTTCTTCGAGCCCGGTCTGCCCGAACTGCTCGCGAAGGCCCTCGACAGCGGGCGGCTGCGGTTCACCACGAGCTTCGCCGAGGCCGGGGAGTTCGGTGACGTCCACTTCGTCTGCGTCGGCACTCCCCAACTCCCGGGCTCCTTCGGGGCGGATCTGCGCTATGTCGACAGCGCGGTGGGCGAACTCGCCCAGCATCTGCGCAGGCGCACCCTGGTGGTCGGCAAGTCCACGGTTCCGGTGGGCACCGCCGCGCGGCTGACGGAGATCGTCCGGAGCACGGCCCCGGCCGGGGCGGACGTCGAACTCGCCTGGAACCCGGAGTTCCTGCGCGAGGGCTATGCCGTGGACGACACCCTGCGGCCCGACCGGCTGGTCTTCGGCGTCGCGTCGGAGTGGGCCGAGGAGCGGCTGCGCGCCGCGTTCGCCCCGGTGATCGCCCAGGGCACCCCGGTGGTCGTCACGGATCTGCCCACCTCGGAACTCGTCAAGGCCGCCGCGAACTCCTTCCTCGCCACCAAGATCTCCTACATCAACGCCATGGCGGAGATCTGCGAGGCGACCGGCGCCGATGTCACCGCGCTCGCCCAGGCGCTGGCGTACGACGACCGGATCGGCGGCCGGTTCCTCAAGCCCGGCCTCGGCTTCGGCGGCGGCTGCCTGCCCAAGGACATCCGGGCCTTCAGCCACCGCGCCGAGGAACTGGGCGTCGGCCAGGCCGTCTCCTTCCTGCGCGAGGTCGACGCCATCAACCAGCGGCGCCGGGCCCGCACCGTGGACCTGGTACGCGAACTGGCGGGCGGCGAGTTGGCGGGCGCCCGGGTGACCGCGCTGGGGGCGGCGTTCAAGCCCAACTCCGACGACATCCGTGACGCTCCCGCCCTGGACGTGGCCCGTACCCTGCACCAGGCCGGCGCCGAGGTGACCGTCATCGATCCGGCGGCCGTCGACAACGCCCGCCGGGCCTACCCCGACCTCCAGTACGGCACGGACGTCCTCGCCGCGGCCACCGGGGCCGATGTCGTCGTACTGCTCACCGAATGGGCCGAGTTCCGGGAGATCGACCCGCACGCCCTGGGCGCGGTCGTCGCCCGGCGCCGGATCGTCGACGGCCGCCACGCCCTCGACCCCGCACAGTGGCGTGCCGCCGGATGGGACTACCGCGCGCTGGGCCGACCCTGA
- a CDS encoding cysteine desulfurase-like protein: protein MAIDLTALRAHFPSLDTGLAFFDGPGGTQTPRPVAEAVAATLTGPLSNRGTVSASEVNAERAVADFRAAYADLLHVPANGVVHGRSATQLTYDFSRHLAKTWTPGDEIVLSRLDHDANVRPWIQAAERAGATVRWIEIDPETTELDLDSYERALTSRTRVVAVTAASNVLGTKPPVRRIADRAHEAGALVYVDGVHYAAHHLVDVPALGADMFVCSPYKFLGPHCGVLAAAPEFLETLRPDKLMPSPDTVPERFEFGTLPYETLAGATAAVDFLADLDPGAGATRRERLTRSLDSLHAHELTLRARLQEGLASLGDALTLHSKAADRTPTLLMTLEGRDAREAQTHLAARGVVAPAGSFYAYEPFSALKLENPALRAGLAPYNTTDDADRFLEGLADFL, encoded by the coding sequence ATGGCCATCGACCTCACCGCCCTGCGGGCCCACTTCCCCTCCCTCGACACGGGCCTCGCCTTCTTCGACGGCCCCGGCGGAACCCAGACGCCCCGCCCCGTCGCCGAAGCCGTCGCCGCGACACTGACCGGCCCGCTCTCCAACCGGGGCACCGTCAGCGCCTCCGAGGTCAACGCCGAACGCGCCGTCGCCGACTTCCGCGCCGCCTACGCCGATCTTCTCCACGTGCCCGCGAACGGTGTCGTCCACGGCCGCAGCGCCACCCAGCTCACCTACGACTTCTCCCGCCACCTCGCCAAGACCTGGACCCCCGGCGACGAGATCGTCCTCAGCCGCCTCGACCACGACGCCAACGTCCGCCCCTGGATCCAGGCCGCCGAACGCGCCGGAGCGACGGTCCGCTGGATCGAGATCGACCCGGAGACCACGGAGCTGGATCTCGACTCGTACGAACGGGCCTTGACCTCCCGCACCCGGGTGGTCGCGGTCACGGCCGCGTCGAACGTGCTGGGCACCAAGCCGCCCGTCCGCCGGATCGCCGACCGCGCGCACGAGGCCGGCGCCCTGGTGTACGTGGACGGCGTCCACTACGCCGCGCACCACCTCGTGGACGTACCCGCCCTCGGAGCCGACATGTTCGTCTGCTCGCCGTACAAGTTCCTCGGACCGCACTGCGGAGTCCTCGCCGCGGCGCCCGAGTTCCTCGAAACCCTGCGCCCGGACAAGCTGATGCCCTCCCCCGACACGGTCCCCGAACGCTTCGAGTTCGGCACCCTGCCGTACGAGACCCTGGCCGGCGCCACCGCCGCCGTCGACTTCCTCGCCGACCTGGACCCCGGCGCGGGGGCCACGCGCAGGGAGCGCCTCACCCGCTCCCTGGACTCGCTGCACGCGCACGAACTGACGCTGCGCGCACGGCTGCAGGAGGGCCTCGCATCCCTGGGCGACGCCCTCACCCTGCACTCGAAGGCCGCCGACCGCACGCCCACCCTCCTGATGACCCTCGAAGGCCGCGACGCCCGTGAGGCCCAGACCCACCTGGCGGCACGCGGCGTGGTGGCGCCGGCGGGCTCCTTCTACGCCTACGAACCCTTCAGCGCGCTCAAGCTCGAAAACCCCGCCCTCCGCGCGGGCCTGGCCCCCTACAACACCACCGACGACGCGGACCGCTTCCTCGAAGGACTCGCCGATTTCCTCTGA
- a CDS encoding right-handed parallel beta-helix repeat-containing protein: MSESDETPTTTSSPAPPQPGNGPARQPAVWLAGGAFLLALIALVVAVANSGDSGPEVTAGATTAGPRVPEASAAEDEPSAEPTRSEVEPTPTARASSGSVPSSAVDCPKASVEVNDTASLEQALAGARPGDSIALGNGTYVGNFTAEASGSAEKPIFLCGGSGAVIDGGDTDDGYAFHLDRVSHWRLVGFTVRNAQKGVMADGTVGSVIQGLTVEQIGDEAIHLRNFSSDNMVRDNTIRTTGLRREKYGEGIYIGTAESNWCTVSDCKTDASDRNVLLGNDISDTTAESIDIKEGTSDGKVIDNTFDGSKLSGSHNNDSWVDVKGNGWLLQGNTGSHSTEDGFQTHKIVNGWGTRNIFRGNTANVDGPGYGFRLTSDGNTVTCDNKANDAGEGLANVDCTS, from the coding sequence ATGTCCGAGTCCGATGAGACGCCGACCACCACCTCGTCCCCCGCACCTCCCCAGCCGGGGAACGGTCCCGCCCGGCAGCCGGCCGTCTGGCTGGCGGGGGGCGCGTTCCTGCTCGCCCTGATCGCGCTCGTCGTGGCGGTGGCGAACAGCGGCGACTCGGGCCCGGAGGTGACGGCCGGGGCCACCACGGCCGGACCCAGGGTGCCCGAGGCGTCGGCGGCCGAGGACGAACCGTCGGCCGAGCCGACCCGGTCGGAGGTCGAACCGACCCCGACCGCGCGCGCGTCCAGCGGTTCGGTGCCGTCGTCCGCCGTCGACTGTCCGAAGGCGTCCGTCGAGGTGAACGACACGGCCTCGCTGGAACAGGCCCTCGCCGGGGCGCGGCCCGGGGACAGCATCGCGCTGGGCAACGGCACCTACGTGGGCAACTTCACCGCCGAGGCCTCCGGTTCCGCCGAGAAGCCGATCTTCCTGTGCGGTGGTTCCGGAGCGGTCATCGACGGTGGCGACACCGACGACGGCTACGCCTTCCACCTGGACCGCGTCAGCCACTGGCGGCTGGTGGGCTTCACCGTCCGCAACGCCCAGAAGGGCGTGATGGCGGACGGCACGGTCGGCAGCGTCATCCAGGGCCTCACCGTCGAACAGATCGGCGACGAGGCCATCCACCTGCGCAACTTCAGCTCGGACAACATGGTCCGGGACAACACCATCCGCACCACCGGGCTGCGCCGCGAGAAGTACGGCGAGGGCATCTACATCGGCACGGCCGAGTCCAACTGGTGCACCGTGAGCGACTGCAAGACGGACGCCAGCGACCGCAATGTGCTGCTCGGCAACGACATCAGCGACACCACCGCCGAGTCCATCGACATCAAGGAAGGCACCAGCGACGGCAAGGTCATCGACAACACCTTCGACGGATCGAAGCTGAGCGGCTCCCACAACAACGACTCCTGGGTCGATGTGAAGGGCAACGGCTGGCTGCTCCAGGGCAACACCGGCAGCCACTCCACGGAGGACGGCTTCCAGACCCACAAGATCGTCAACGGCTGGGGGACCCGGAACATCTTCCGGGGCAACACCGCGAACGTGGACGGGCCCGGCTACGGCTTCCGGCTCACGTCCGACGGCAACACAGTCACCTGCGACAACAAGGCGAACGACGCGGGTGAAGGCCTCGCCAACGTCGACTGCACCTCCTGA
- a CDS encoding RNA polymerase sigma-70 factor, whose protein sequence is MNDDVTDPATEAFVAHRDLLFTVAYEMLGSAADAEDVLQETWLRWVNVDPAEVRDQRAYLVRITTRQALNRLRTLNRRKEAYVGPWLPEPLLTTPDVAEDVELSENLSLALMFILETLSPTERAVFVLREVFDFGYDDIAAAIDKSPAAVRQIAHRARRHVDARRPRTAASPQETRVALDSFQNALVTGDLQGLLDVLAPDVVFVSDGGGLKLAAPRPVVGADKVLRYMVGSLAKAGGILVGEHTTVNGNPGLVLRLDGEIDGVLAFRVENARVTGLYYVRNPEKLTRVEHETPLTSR, encoded by the coding sequence ATGAACGACGACGTCACCGACCCCGCGACGGAGGCCTTCGTCGCCCACCGCGATCTGCTGTTCACCGTCGCCTACGAGATGCTCGGCTCGGCCGCCGACGCCGAGGACGTCCTCCAGGAGACCTGGCTGCGCTGGGTGAACGTCGACCCGGCGGAGGTGCGCGACCAGCGCGCCTACCTGGTACGGATCACGACCCGGCAGGCACTGAACCGGCTGCGCACCCTCAATCGGCGCAAGGAGGCCTACGTCGGCCCCTGGCTGCCCGAGCCGCTGCTCACCACGCCGGACGTGGCCGAGGACGTCGAGCTGTCCGAGAACCTGTCGCTGGCCCTGATGTTCATCCTCGAAACCCTCTCGCCGACCGAACGAGCCGTCTTCGTCCTGCGCGAGGTCTTCGACTTCGGCTACGACGACATCGCCGCCGCGATCGACAAGAGCCCCGCCGCCGTACGCCAGATCGCCCACCGCGCCCGCCGGCACGTGGACGCGCGCCGACCGCGTACGGCGGCTTCCCCGCAGGAGACCCGGGTGGCGCTGGACTCGTTCCAGAACGCGCTGGTGACCGGGGATCTGCAGGGACTGCTCGATGTGCTCGCCCCGGACGTCGTCTTCGTCAGCGACGGCGGCGGCCTCAAGCTGGCCGCGCCCCGACCGGTCGTCGGCGCCGACAAGGTGCTCCGCTACATGGTCGGCAGCCTCGCCAAGGCCGGCGGCATTCTCGTCGGAGAGCACACGACGGTCAACGGCAACCCGGGACTCGTCCTGCGCCTGGACGGCGAGATCGACGGCGTGCTCGCCTTCCGCGTGGAGAACGCCCGCGTCACCGGCCTCTACTACGTCCGCAACCCCGAGAAACTGACCCGTGTCGAGCACGAGACCCCGCTCACCTCCCGCTGA
- a CDS encoding DUF1963 domain-containing protein, protein MDAFRDTARGRDLPQDEVERWLGTVRRCPTPGVSGQVPPDGPVVGRIGGLPPMPEGEPVPELPFLAAIDLAALPADATDLPPPKDGTLLFFADTEDPWSGDGWARLVYVPVGTPVS, encoded by the coding sequence ATGGACGCGTTCCGTGACACAGCCCGTGGCCGTGACTTGCCGCAGGACGAGGTCGAGCGGTGGCTCGGTACCGTGCGTCGCTGCCCGACGCCGGGCGTCTCCGGGCAGGTGCCGCCGGACGGGCCGGTGGTCGGACGGATCGGCGGGCTGCCGCCGATGCCCGAGGGCGAGCCCGTTCCGGAGCTGCCGTTCCTCGCCGCGATCGACCTCGCGGCCCTCCCCGCCGACGCGACGGACCTCCCGCCGCCGAAGGACGGCACACTGCTCTTCTTCGCCGACACGGAGGACCCGTGGAGCGGCGACGGCTGGGCCCGGCTCGTGTACGTCCCGGTCGGCACGCCCGTCTCCTAG